In Chloracidobacterium sp., one genomic interval encodes:
- a CDS encoding DUF4286 family protein, with the protein MIVYEVTASVAPDQRETYESYMVTVHITEVLATRRFIHAIFAGREGKYRTAYFAEDQAALNEYLERDAAQLRDEMMRQFPEGVSYSREVFDVFANQGSAEGSVFSR; encoded by the coding sequence ATGATCGTTTATGAAGTAACAGCTAGTGTGGCGCCGGATCAAAGGGAAACATACGAAAGCTATATGGTTACGGTGCACATAACTGAGGTGCTTGCGACGCGGCGGTTCATCCACGCGATCTTTGCCGGCCGCGAGGGCAAATACCGGACCGCCTATTTTGCCGAGGATCAGGCGGCACTCAATGAGTATTTGGAGCGTGACGCCGCCCAACTGCGTGATGAAATGATGCGGCAATTTCCGGAAGGCGTCAGCTACTCAAGAGAGGTGTTCGACGTGTTCGCTAATCAAGGTTCGGCGGAGGGCAGTGTGTTCAGCAGATGA